In Apteryx mantelli isolate bAptMan1 chromosome 16, bAptMan1.hap1, whole genome shotgun sequence, a single genomic region encodes these proteins:
- the WFIKKN1 gene encoding WAP, Kazal, immunoglobulin, Kunitz and NTR domain-containing protein 1, with translation MSFRSFSSQRLKKQTSKLQRDGADLMLVVLLLPLLATVAEGLSLQPLRMRHLGVCPNQLNPNLWVDAQSTCERECHADQDCEGFEKCCTNVCGLRSCVAARFADGSLSPLEQAQEASCESFVCTQQGSDCDIWDGQPICKCKDRCEKEPNFTCASDGLTYYNKCYMDAEACIRGISLTMVPCKYIFTWPNTSPVPQETTARPTPGAGPEVPIPPALYNNPFHQSVYMGGTVSFHCDVSGRPRPDITWEKQSDHEENFIMRPDQMYGNVVITNIGQLVIYNAQYEDSGIYTCTARNSAGLLRADFPLSVIKRESSSGEPRLGSTQPFPNTECLKEPDKRDCEAHEVRWHFDAKKGSCLTFRYGGCGANRNHFETYEECRSACVSNAVHTCLLPMVQGPCKNWEARWAYNHLMKQCHSFVYGGCEGNNNNFDSKETCEDVCPFPKNLQCKTCRLKNKMVLSLCRSDFAIVGRLMEIIEDQDSGIARFALEDVLKDEKMGLKFFNIKYLEVTLTDMDWNCPCPNMTTDDGPLIIMGEVHDGMAMLDPSSYVRAANDKRVKKIYELIEKKTCDLLNRFQD, from the exons ATGTCTTTCAGGAGTTTCAGCAGCCAGAGATTAAAAAAGCAGACAAGCAAGCTGCAGCGTGACGGGGCAGACCTGATGCTGGTCGTGCTCCTCCTGCCTTTGCTGGCCACCGTGGCGGAAGGGCTGAGCCTGCAGCCGCTCAGGATGCGGCACCTGGGAGTGTGCCCCAACCAGCTCAACCCCAACCTGTGGGTGGATGCGCAGAGCACCTGCGAGCGGGAGTGCCACGCGGACCAG GATTGCGAGGGGTTTGAAAAGTGCTGCACCAATGTCTGTGGGCTGCGGAGCTGCGTGGCGGCTCGTTTTGCTGATGGAAGTCTCTCACCCCTGGAGCAAGCTCAAGAAGCCTCATGCGAGAGCTTTGTGTGCACACAGCAGGGCTCAGACTGTGACATCTGGGATGGGCAGCCCATCTGCAAGTGCAAGGACCGGTGCGAGAAGGAGCCCAACTTCACCTGCGCCTCGGATGGCCTCACCTACTATAACAAGTGCTACATGGACGCCGAGGCCTGCATCCGGGGAATCAGCCTCACGATGGTGCCGTGCAAGTACATTTTCACCTGGCCCAACACTAGCCCCGTGCCCCAGGAGACCACAGCTCGACCCACCCCAGGGGCTGGCCCTGAAGTGCCCATTCCCCCCGCCCTCTACAACAACCCCTTCCACCAGTCTGTCTACATGGGTGGCACAGTCAGCTTCCACTGCGATGTCAGCGGGCGGCCTCGGCCTGACATCACATGGGAGAAGCAGAGCGACCACGAGGAGAACTTCATCATGAGGCCAGATCAGATGTACGGGAACGTGGTGATCACCAACATCGGGCAGCTGGTCATCTACAATGCCCAGTACGAGGACTCTGGCATCTACACCTGCACTGCAAGGAACTCTGCTGGGCTTCTCCGGGCCGACTTCCCTCTCTCTGTCATCAAACGGGAGTCCAGCAGCGGGGAGCCGCGGCTGGGCAgcacccagcccttccccaacACCGAGTGCCTCAAGGAGCCCGACAAACGGGACTGCGAAGCCCATGAGGTGCGCTGGCATTTTGATGCCAAGAAAGGCTCCTGCCTCACCTTCCGCTACGGTGGCTGCGGGGCCAACCGGAACCACTTTGAGACCTACGAGGAGTGCCGCTCAGCCTGCGTGAGCAACGCCGTCCACACCTGCCTCCTGCCCATGGTGCAAGGCCCCTGTAAGAACTGGGAGGCCCGCTGGGCCTATAACCATCTCATGAAGCAGTGCCACTCCTTTGTCTACGGTGGTTGCGAAGGCAACAACAACAACTTTGACAGCAAGGAGACCTGTGAGGATGTCTGCCCCTTCCCTAAGAACCTGCAGTGCAAGACTTGCCGCCTGAAGAACAAGATGGTGCTGAGTTTGTGCCGTAGTGACTTTGCCATTGTAGGACGGCTCATGGAGATTATCGAGGACCAGGACTCTGGCATCGCCCGCTTTGCCCTCGAAGACGTCCTCAAGGACGAGAAGATGGGCCTCAAGTTCTTCAACATCAAGTACCTGGAAGTGACCTTGACTGACATGGACTGGAACTGCCCTTGCCCCAACATGACCACAGATGATGGCCCACTCATCATCATGGGCGAGGTGCACGATGGTATGGCCATGCTGGACCCCAGCAGCTATGTCCGAGCAGCCAACGACAAACGCGTGAAAAAAATCTACGAGTTGATTGAGAAGAAAACCTGTGATCTCCTGAACAGGTTCCAGGActag